The following are from one region of the Nicotiana tomentosiformis chromosome 7, ASM39032v3, whole genome shotgun sequence genome:
- the LOC104111370 gene encoding uncharacterized protein has product MSTYGDPLVIVIEHLQCSVSKDLLCKFPDNSAFDFDYTQSSIWSPLVPRPLSAQRRMSSGLSRKLSYEDVSAGCIGAANFKKVTAKIKRKFSTAVSENMKEYQKLKKRKKKAFDFTSPTPRKGCVKVLKAVSKHFKKKKNKKDSKADVNFSKCSTDYSLMRSSTYP; this is encoded by the exons atGAGCACCTATGGAGATCCGTTGGTGATCGTAATTGAGCATTTGCAGTGTTCCGTGTCCAAAGATTTGCTCTGCAAATTTCCAGACAACTCCGCATTCGATTTCGACTATACCCAGAGTTCTATTTGGTCTCCTCTAGTACCTCGACCGTTGTCTGCACAGCGTAGAATGAGCTCGGGTCTATCGCGAAAGCTGTCGTACGAGGATGTCTCAGCAGGCTGTATCGGCGCAGCCAATTTCAAGAAAGTGACTGCAAAAATCAAGAGGAAGTTCTCCACTGCTGTGTCTGAGAATATGAAAGAATATCAGAAGttgaagaagagaaagaagaaggcTTTTGATTTCACTTCTCCAACCCCAAGAAAG GGGTGTGTTAAGGTACTGAAAGCAGTTTCTAAGCAtttcaagaagaagaagaacaagaaagattccaaagctgaTGTTAATTTTTCCAAATGTTCGACTGACTATAGTCTCATGCGAAGCTCTACATATCCATAA